In Pontiella desulfatans, one DNA window encodes the following:
- the adhE gene encoding bifunctional acetaldehyde-CoA/alcohol dehydrogenase, protein MTTVQNDQLEEMVARVKAAQMEYAEYPQDKVDAIFRKAAIAANVARIDLAKKAVAETGMGIVEDKVTKNHFASEFIYNKYKDMKTCGVLEHDETYGITKIAEPIGIIAGVVPTTNPTSTAIFKALISLKTRNGIIFSPHPRAKDCTAEAAAIVREAAEEAGAPAGLIACIEAPSVALSNALMSHPDIALILATGGPGMVKAAYSSGKPALGVGAGNTPAVIDETACIKTAVNSILISKTFDNGVICASEQSVVVVDSVYEEVKDEFAKRGATILTAAQKKKVGETIMVDGHLNAKIVGQPASAIAELAGIKVKEATKVLIGEATKVGPDEPFSYEKLSPVLGLYKAADFADALDRAEALVAAGGIGHTSVLYTDPLNQDRIRDFGAMMKTGRILVNTPSSQGAIGDLYNFKLEPSLTLGCGSWGGNSVSENVGVKHLMNVKTVAERRENTLWFNVPKNIYFKYGCLPLALKDLCGSKRAMIVTDKPLMELGLVDKVTDALQAIGMDYEIFYEVKPDPDLSTVKAGLKMMNGYKPDVIIALGGGSPMDAAKIMWLMYESPETKFEDLAMRFMDIKKRICTFPELGKKAKMVCIPTTSGTGSEVTPFAVVTDDETGAKYPIADYALTPDMAICDPELVMGMPKSLTAFGGIDAVTHALEAMVSIVSSEFTNPQALEALRLLFKYLPESYATGDRKAREKVHYAATLAGMSFANAFLGICHSLAHKLGAAYHLPHGMANALMINEVIRFNATDNPIKQAAFSQYSWPTAKERYARVADYLGLGGTTNDQKVKLLIKAIDELKAKLGIPKSIKQAGVDEKDFYANLDKLSENAFDDQCTGANPRYPLISELKELYIKAYNA, encoded by the coding sequence ATGACAACTGTACAGAACGATCAGTTGGAGGAAATGGTGGCCCGCGTGAAGGCGGCCCAGATGGAATATGCGGAATACCCGCAGGATAAGGTGGATGCCATTTTCCGCAAAGCGGCGATCGCGGCCAACGTGGCGCGCATCGACCTTGCGAAAAAGGCCGTTGCCGAAACCGGCATGGGCATCGTGGAGGACAAGGTGACCAAAAACCACTTTGCGTCCGAATTCATCTACAACAAATACAAGGACATGAAAACCTGCGGCGTGCTGGAGCACGACGAAACCTACGGGATCACGAAAATCGCCGAGCCGATCGGGATCATTGCCGGCGTCGTCCCGACCACCAACCCAACCTCCACCGCCATCTTCAAGGCGTTGATCTCGCTGAAAACGCGCAACGGTATCATCTTTTCGCCGCATCCCCGCGCCAAGGACTGCACGGCGGAAGCCGCCGCGATTGTGCGCGAAGCCGCCGAGGAGGCCGGCGCACCGGCTGGGCTGATCGCCTGCATCGAAGCGCCGTCGGTGGCACTGAGCAACGCGCTGATGAGCCACCCGGACATTGCGCTGATCCTCGCAACGGGCGGCCCCGGCATGGTGAAGGCGGCCTATAGCTCCGGCAAGCCGGCACTCGGGGTGGGGGCGGGGAATACCCCGGCGGTGATCGACGAAACCGCCTGCATCAAAACGGCCGTCAACAGCATCCTGATCTCCAAGACCTTCGACAACGGCGTCATCTGCGCCTCCGAACAGAGTGTGGTCGTCGTGGATTCCGTCTACGAAGAGGTGAAGGACGAGTTCGCGAAACGCGGTGCCACAATCCTGACCGCTGCGCAAAAAAAGAAGGTTGGCGAAACCATCATGGTCGATGGCCACCTTAACGCGAAAATCGTCGGTCAACCGGCCTCCGCGATTGCCGAGCTTGCGGGCATCAAGGTCAAGGAAGCCACCAAGGTGCTCATTGGCGAAGCCACGAAAGTCGGGCCGGACGAGCCGTTCTCCTATGAAAAACTCAGTCCCGTGCTGGGGCTCTACAAGGCCGCGGACTTTGCCGATGCCTTGGATCGGGCCGAAGCGCTCGTGGCGGCCGGCGGGATTGGCCACACGTCGGTGCTTTATACCGATCCGCTCAACCAGGATCGCATCCGCGACTTTGGCGCCATGATGAAGACGGGCCGCATCCTGGTGAACACGCCGAGTTCGCAGGGGGCGATCGGCGATCTCTACAACTTTAAACTCGAGCCTTCCCTGACGCTGGGTTGCGGAAGCTGGGGCGGTAACTCGGTCAGCGAAAACGTGGGAGTGAAACACCTGATGAATGTCAAAACGGTCGCGGAGCGCCGCGAAAACACCCTTTGGTTCAATGTGCCGAAGAATATCTACTTCAAGTATGGCTGCCTGCCGCTGGCGCTGAAGGATCTGTGCGGAAGCAAACGCGCCATGATCGTGACCGACAAGCCGCTGATGGAGCTGGGGCTGGTGGATAAGGTAACCGATGCGCTTCAGGCCATCGGCATGGATTATGAAATCTTCTACGAGGTGAAGCCGGATCCCGATCTGAGTACCGTCAAGGCCGGACTTAAAATGATGAACGGCTACAAACCCGATGTCATCATTGCGCTCGGCGGCGGCTCGCCGATGGACGCGGCCAAGATCATGTGGCTGATGTATGAAAGCCCGGAAACCAAGTTCGAGGACTTGGCGATGCGTTTCATGGACATCAAAAAACGCATCTGCACCTTCCCCGAACTGGGCAAGAAAGCCAAGATGGTCTGTATTCCGACCACGAGCGGAACCGGCTCGGAAGTCACTCCGTTCGCCGTCGTTACCGACGACGAAACCGGCGCAAAATATCCAATTGCCGACTATGCCCTCACGCCGGACATGGCCATCTGCGATCCGGAACTGGTGATGGGCATGCCGAAGTCGTTGACGGCGTTTGGCGGAATTGATGCGGTGACCCACGCCCTTGAGGCGATGGTCAGCATCGTCAGTTCCGAGTTCACCAACCCGCAGGCGCTCGAAGCGCTGCGCTTGCTGTTCAAGTATCTGCCGGAGTCCTATGCAACGGGCGACCGCAAGGCGCGCGAAAAGGTGCACTATGCCGCCACGCTCGCCGGCATGAGCTTTGCGAACGCCTTCCTGGGCATCTGCCACTCGCTGGCGCACAAGCTCGGCGCGGCCTACCACCTGCCGCACGGCATGGCCAATGCGCTGATGATCAACGAGGTGATCAGGTTCAACGCCACGGACAACCCGATCAAGCAGGCCGCCTTTTCGCAATATAGCTGGCCAACCGCCAAGGAGCGTTATGCCCGCGTGGCCGACTACCTCGGTCTTGGTGGAACCACCAACGACCAAAAGGTGAAGTTGCTGATCAAGGCGATCGACGAGTTGAAGGCCAAGCTTGGCATTCCGAAAAGCATCAAGCAGGCCGGTGTGGACGAAAAGGATTTCTACGCCAACCTCGACAAGCTGTCCGAAAATGCATTCGACGACCAGTGCACCGGCGCCAACCCGCGCTACCCGCTGATCAGCGAGCTCAAGGAACTCTACATCAAGGCGTATAACGCCTAA
- a CDS encoding (2Fe-2S) ferredoxin domain-containing protein: protein MNIFLSIDYYRYQSIFWRHYFERRGMEKMIVICMGSSCFARGNRDHLELIENYLHGNRIDAEVRFSGCRCRGECGRGPNLEINGNLYHEVDTGTLLDLLEFHFSGVTIET, encoded by the coding sequence ATAAATATTTTTTTATCGATTGACTACTATCGATACCAATCTATCTTTTGGCGGCATTATTTCGAGAGGCGTGGCATGGAAAAGATGATTGTAATTTGTATGGGAAGCTCCTGTTTCGCCCGCGGAAACCGGGACCATTTGGAGCTGATTGAAAACTATCTGCACGGCAACCGTATCGATGCGGAGGTCCGGTTTTCCGGCTGCCGTTGCCGGGGCGAATGCGGGCGCGGCCCTAATCTGGAAATCAATGGAAACCTTTACCACGAGGTCGATACCGGCACCCTGCTCGACCTCCTCGAGTTCCACTTTTCCGGCGTGACGATTGAAACGTGA
- a CDS encoding SpoIIE family protein phosphatase: MSSNREYSTAGTLRLGATETSPCFRASSEAGGKTNLFKELEFHQVRKHSQHTAGDAFMVHKDSRNNRLLTVLSDGLGSGVKANILANMTARMAIKFAESDTDFVHYAKVIMNSLPVCKVRKIAYATFTVVDCRPDGSVQIVEQGNPPFILLRGGEPIEIDCREYGSTQGDYRRLRVYRFDAHPEDRIVFFSDGVTESGMGSATYPLGWRIQGCAEFTQKLVGADPRMSARTLAEQVVRGALQKEPERKAYDDITCGVLYFRTPRRTLLASGPPFSEKRDADYAETIRSFDGHTIVSGGTSAEIVARELNAKIETDLFRFRRSTLPPVSRIEGVDLVTEGILTLTETLNLLDGKPRPAQENAAVLLADQLLDSDVIQILVGTKINQAHQDPNLPVELEIRRSLMRRIATVLETTYFKEVKLEFI; the protein is encoded by the coding sequence ATGTCTAGCAACAGAGAATATTCCACCGCGGGGACGCTACGACTCGGAGCAACCGAAACCTCTCCGTGCTTCCGTGCCTCCAGCGAAGCGGGGGGTAAAACAAACCTGTTCAAGGAACTGGAATTCCACCAGGTGCGGAAGCATTCGCAGCACACGGCGGGCGATGCGTTCATGGTGCATAAGGATTCCAGGAACAACCGCCTGCTGACGGTGCTTTCCGACGGGCTTGGCAGCGGCGTGAAAGCCAACATTCTAGCCAACATGACCGCACGCATGGCGATCAAGTTTGCGGAGTCCGATACCGACTTTGTGCATTATGCCAAAGTCATCATGAATTCGCTGCCGGTCTGCAAGGTGCGCAAGATTGCCTATGCCACCTTCACCGTGGTCGACTGCCGCCCCGACGGCAGCGTCCAAATCGTTGAACAGGGCAACCCGCCGTTCATCCTGCTGCGCGGCGGCGAGCCGATCGAAATCGATTGCCGGGAATATGGAAGCACGCAGGGCGACTACCGCAGGCTGCGCGTCTACCGCTTCGATGCACACCCCGAAGACCGCATTGTCTTTTTCAGCGACGGCGTCACGGAATCGGGCATGGGCTCGGCCACCTATCCGCTCGGCTGGCGCATCCAGGGCTGCGCCGAGTTCACACAGAAGCTGGTTGGCGCCGACCCGCGCATGTCGGCCCGCACGCTGGCCGAACAGGTGGTGCGCGGCGCGCTGCAGAAGGAACCCGAGCGCAAGGCCTACGACGACATCACCTGCGGCGTGCTCTATTTCCGCACGCCGCGCCGCACCCTGCTCGCATCGGGGCCACCCTTCTCGGAAAAGCGCGATGCCGACTATGCCGAAACCATCCGTTCGTTCGACGGACATACCATCGTCAGCGGCGGCACCTCGGCTGAGATTGTCGCGCGCGAACTCAATGCAAAAATCGAAACCGACCTGTTCCGTTTCCGGCGCTCCACCCTGCCGCCCGTATCGCGCATCGAGGGCGTTGATCTCGTGACCGAGGGCATCCTGACACTTACGGAAACCCTGAATCTGCTGGACGGCAAGCCTCGGCCTGCGCAGGAAAACGCCGCCGTCTTGCTGGCCGACCAGCTGCTCGACTCCGACGTCATCCAAATCCTCGTCGGCACCAAGATCAACCAGGCACACCAGGATCCCAACCTGCCGGTGGAGCTTGAAATCCGCCGAAGCCTGATGCGCCGCATCGCCACCGTTCTCGAAACAACCTATTTCAAGGAAGTTAAACTGGAGTTCATATGA
- a CDS encoding [Fe-Fe] hydrogenase large subunit C-terminal domain-containing protein: MNRSYPIYTEKTDCRDCYKCVRRCPVKAIKIENGRAAVIPERCIACGICVHTCPAGAKKVRNDLVRAKSLLKRNRRVVASLAPSFAGAWPEVESTSMAGALKQLGFHAVSETALGAESVTLALSESLRHARPGLHISTACPVVVDHIRKYQPEFTANLTPMLSPMQSHARMLKQHYGGDCAVVFFGPCIAKKCECDDVEGFTDIALTFRDLAQWLEDEQVDPSLAPAHEFEPANAAHGALYPVAGGMNRTLEDYKLHNVQLIATSGMDAVFQTLENLDPSTLPEPVFLEALACPGGCIGGPQTNRKQPILSGELAVRRRAHAHPPGTLPAKAVAHRFAPAPQYLDVQDEPLIREALRRVGKHKAEDELNCGGCGYETCRTFAQALLTQKAEPDMCLSHLRKLAQKKANALLRCMPSGVVIVDDTLHIVECNENFARTAGADTLLGYTAKPGLEGADLRKILAFADLFEQVNRTGREFRTDTLREEDRLLNVTIFPIETGKTVGGIILDVTQTENRRELIAQKAREVIDKNMATVQDIACKLGEHMADTEILLRSIADDYADSTTDKTNV; the protein is encoded by the coding sequence ATGAACCGAAGTTACCCCATTTACACCGAAAAGACGGACTGCCGCGACTGCTACAAGTGCGTACGGCGTTGCCCTGTTAAGGCCATCAAGATCGAGAATGGCCGCGCGGCTGTCATTCCCGAGCGCTGCATCGCCTGCGGCATTTGCGTGCACACCTGCCCGGCCGGCGCCAAAAAAGTGAGGAACGACCTGGTTCGGGCCAAGAGCCTGCTGAAGCGCAATCGGAGGGTGGTTGCATCGCTGGCCCCTTCGTTTGCCGGCGCGTGGCCGGAGGTTGAATCCACGTCCATGGCCGGTGCGCTCAAACAACTCGGCTTCCATGCCGTCAGCGAAACCGCCCTTGGGGCGGAGTCCGTCACCCTCGCCCTCTCCGAAAGTTTGCGGCATGCGCGGCCCGGGCTGCATATTTCAACCGCCTGCCCGGTGGTGGTCGACCACATCCGCAAATACCAGCCGGAGTTCACGGCCAACCTGACGCCCATGCTCAGCCCGATGCAGTCGCATGCCCGCATGCTGAAGCAACACTACGGCGGCGATTGCGCCGTCGTCTTCTTCGGCCCGTGCATCGCCAAAAAGTGCGAGTGCGATGACGTTGAGGGCTTCACCGACATTGCCCTCACCTTCCGCGACCTGGCCCAATGGCTGGAGGACGAGCAGGTCGATCCATCGCTTGCCCCCGCCCATGAATTTGAACCAGCCAACGCCGCGCACGGCGCGCTGTATCCCGTGGCCGGCGGCATGAACCGCACGCTCGAAGACTATAAGCTACACAACGTGCAACTGATTGCGACCAGCGGCATGGACGCGGTTTTCCAAACGCTTGAAAACCTCGATCCATCAACCCTTCCAGAGCCGGTCTTCCTGGAGGCGCTCGCCTGCCCCGGCGGCTGCATTGGCGGGCCGCAAACCAACAGAAAGCAACCGATCCTCTCCGGGGAGCTCGCGGTGCGCAGACGCGCACATGCGCACCCCCCCGGCACCCTGCCGGCCAAAGCGGTTGCGCACCGGTTTGCCCCGGCCCCGCAATATCTCGATGTGCAGGACGAACCCCTCATCCGCGAAGCGCTCCGGCGCGTGGGCAAGCACAAGGCCGAGGACGAGCTCAACTGTGGCGGATGCGGCTACGAAACCTGCCGGACCTTTGCACAGGCGTTGCTCACCCAGAAGGCCGAGCCAGACATGTGCCTCTCGCACCTGCGCAAGCTCGCGCAAAAAAAGGCCAATGCGCTGCTGCGCTGCATGCCGTCGGGCGTCGTGATTGTCGACGACACGCTGCACATCGTCGAGTGCAACGAAAACTTTGCGCGCACCGCCGGGGCCGACACCTTGCTGGGCTATACTGCCAAGCCCGGGCTCGAAGGCGCCGACCTGCGCAAGATCCTCGCGTTCGCCGACCTCTTCGAACAGGTCAACCGCACCGGCCGCGAATTCCGCACCGACACCCTGCGCGAAGAAGACCGCCTGCTCAATGTGACCATCTTCCCGATCGAAACCGGCAAGACCGTCGGCGGGATCATCCTCGACGTTACCCAAACGGAAAACCGGCGCGAGCTGATTGCCCAAAAGGCGCGCGAGGTGATCGATAAAAACATGGCCACCGTACAGGACATCGCCTGCAAACTCGGCGAGCACATGGCCGACACCGAAATCCTCCTCCGCTCCATCGCCGACGACTATGCCGATTCAACCACGGACAAAACCAATGTCTAG